In Oryza sativa Japonica Group chromosome 8, ASM3414082v1, the sequence ACGCTCTTTGAAACTTTTTTGGAATTTTCGGAGCTTCATTGCTAATTTTGacaatacaaacatcatttcagcatttatttaaataaaaatgtaaatAAAAACCCCAATTTCTCTATGGGCCATTTTTAGTCTTTTTACTGTCTCATCCCGTAAATAAAGTCTAATTTACCTCCTTTAACTCCTTCTCTGATTGCGCAAACTTGCAGGTCTATTTGGAGGCCCAATAGTCCGACGGCCCGAGCGGGAGAACCCGGAACCATCCGATCGAATGGACGGTTCAGATTGATCCAAACCTACATAAATATCTGTagccaaaccctaaccctagatttTATTTCCCTCCCCACCTCCCCACTCGCCCcgatcccctctctccctcgaaTCGAAAAGCGATGGCGGCCTTACCCCCGTAGTAGCGGCGACCTCCCCCACCGAGCAGCgttggcggcgccctccccccaCGAGCGGCTACTGTGGcgcccttccccctctccccgcgagcggcggcggcggccgctcccTCCACGCTGTctcgcctccctcgccggcagccgctccctctaCACTGTCTCGCCACTCTcgcccccttctcctctccctcggtggatacggcggcggttgcggcgggTTGATGGTGGCCGCGGGCGGATCGGCGGCGGCTTCCTCCACCCCCGTTTGCCTTCCTCCCAcggcaaaggcggcggcggccgcggtcgGATCCGGCAACGGCGACTCCCTCCGACGGCtgtggtggcgtcggcggcggttgcgACGGCCGAGGACGGCTATGGCAACGGCGGAGGGTGGCTGTGGCGATGGCtggtggcggatccggcggcttcttcttttttatgtATATTTTTGTGAAGTTTTGTGACGTATTTTGTGATTTGGTGATTATTGTGGTTGTTTTTTTTGGGCAAAGAGTGGTTGAGTTTTGGTTGTGTCGATTTTGGGATGTGTTTCCTGTATCCGACTCAGAGCTATTGATTTGGAGGCTGCGAAGACGCCCCGCCAACGGACGAAAGCGCCTTCGTGATGAACAGAAAAATACGATAAGATAAGATTTGCTTCCTTTTTTCTGTGCAGTAGTTTTTTACTTTGTGGGAGCCTacataataaaataatagaaaaagaacAGGAATATAATGGGTCGGTTTCCATGTTCTGAAAAGAACCGGTCTGTTGTAAAAAAAGAACTGGTCGGTTTTAATTTTCCCGGTGAAGAAAAACCACTCCTTGGTTCGATTAGATCAGATCGATCCCCTTTCTACTTTACAGTCCTTTTCCCCGCCTTGCTTCCGCTTCACACGattgccaccgccgcctgctTTCTCGACGTCTTCGCATGTGGGAGCCGCCGCTCCTAATGCGCCATCCTCCAGGAATCATTGCCTGGCTCCCTCGACACCCCAACATCCAGGAGCTCGCCGTTGAGGGCCGCCACGTCCTCATGGCCTCCGCCCCATCGGAGGCGGagccctgccgccgcctcctcgccggaggcCCACCGaaccccctccacctcctcacgAACCAACCGCCGCCTACGACCTGTCCCATCTATGGGGAGATGAATTAAACCCGCCTCCGTGAAATCAGGTCAGATATCACCAATTGCTCCGTGACTTGTTCGATTGCTTGTAGTAACTCTTTCGTGTATTTATGGGGTTAATTTTATTCGATTTTGAGTTCAAATCGAATCCGCATCCAACTTCCTTTCCTGTTGAATCTGGTATCCTCCCTGCCTGTCTTTGttcaattttgtttttgtttgccTCTATTAAAAATCGATTTgttcaattttgttttttttttggattatttGTATTTGATGCGGACTCCTACAAGTCGTGCAGAAAGCATGCGCACTGAATCGGTCAAAATTTTGGAGGACGGACGAAAATTTCTGTGTGACGAACGGGAAAATTTGTTATTTACGCGAAGGATTTTGAATctgtctctgttttttttttgtttggcgACGCAATGAACACATGTGTGCGGGACGGAGGATGCCACTCGGATTTACGGACGATAATTTTTGGGTGACGATTGGAAAAATATCAATcttttaataattattattaattattattattattagttaagattaagatttcTCGTCCGTCAATCCGTTTCGTCCGTGCGATTCTTCCAATCGTCAATGTCTGATTTTGTCGTTGGCGTGTAATTTTCCGATCATCACAGTATAAAGGAGGGGAGCGCCAGACCACCACACATCGCTCCCCCGTTCACCAAGACCACCACCACCTTATCCCTTTCGCACGACCGCATCTCCCGCACACGCGCAGTGATCCGGCCGCTTCCCCCGTTGCCGCTCTCTTGTACTACCAGTACCTGTTGCCTCGCCTAGCTAGCTGCTGGCCTGGCCGGCGTCGCGTGCCTTCATGGCCTCGCTCCTACCCAGTCCGGtgttccccaccgccgccgccgccgcggcgtccacaTCCTCGTCCTCGaggtgccggtgccggtgccgcATCACAACGTCATCTTCGGCGCACGGTTGGTCCAACTGTCAGGGCTGGAGACTCCATCACCGGGTTTGGGCCGCCCAGGCTGCTGATCAGCAAGGAggggtgcagcagcagcaacaacaagaagaaaatgAAGACGGTGTAGTCGACAGCAACGTGCTCCCCTACTGTAGCATCAACCGGAAGGAGAAGAAGACTATTGGGGAGATGGAGCAGGAGTTTCTCCAGGCGCTGCAGGCCcgtgccctgccctgcccttcCCTCTTGTTGAATCCGGCTACCTCCTACCTTACATACACTATACTTACAAGTCAATTGAGTCACAATTTAATTCGATTAGATtcctctttttccttctctttagGCCTTTTATTACGACAAGAAGGCCGTAATGTCGAATGAGGAGTTCGATAACCTCAAGGAGGAGCTTATGTGGGAAGGAAGCAGCGTTGTGATGCTAAGTAAGTGGTATAAAATATTCCTTTTCTTCTAGCTTGTACGAGATCCCGGCCCTTACTGTACACTATAAGTGTGCATGCCGctgaaaagaaaaagattaTTGTTGGAAATTCAGAGATAATCCTATCTATATCCCTGTAGCTAGTTTATTTAGCTGCTATCATTTTCTGGCTGTCTGGTTGCGCATGTCGTGTCATGCGCCGTGATCGGGGCGTGTGGGATGGCACACACTGAGAACCGATCATGGTGCACTAAGGTGTGGATCGTGGCGATTTGCCCATCCGCATATATCGCAATGGAAGAGAAACATAAAATGGCCATCTTATCGCAGCACAAATACCTTGTGTTCTGGATATACTAGTTCATATCGTCTTGTGTTCGATATACGACAGTGAGTTTGTGATAGCGTTCGCTGGATTGGTGCCGTTATATTATGTCCACCCAATGCAAGTAACATTGGAAGCTCAATTCTTAAGACAACATATATCCATCATTAAGTGAATGCGAGACATCCCTGCTAATTTtcaggaaaaagagaaaatgattGTAAGCATTCTTATCAACACTGCACACTTTATATTTTGAGTTTCTCCAATAACATTAAAACGATAGGAGAGACAGGAAAATGGATGAACTGCAAACAGAGGAATGTTTGTGtccaatttatataaaaaaaatactaggagaggtttttttttaattcagtCATGCTAATGTTGTCATGTTAATGCTTAATCGTTGctttttatttaatattttttttcgtcAGGCCCTGATGAGCAAAGACTTTTGGAAGCATCCATGGCTTATGTGGCTGGCAACCCCATTATGACAGATGCTGAATTTGATGAACTAAAGCTGAGATTAAGGGTTGGTCTTTCTTGTCCCTAGTAACCTTATACTTGCTAAAATGTGTAATATTAAGTGCTGTAAAAAATGAATGCTATTCTACCTTATTATTTAATATCAGCGATAGATTTGGGGCTCCGCTAATTGTACTTCTCAGTGCTGTAGCATGGTAATGATGCTAAAGTTGCCTTATAAAAAACATGAGTTATAAGGCTCAGCATTTTGAGTTAAACGGTAAATTTTAGTAATTTCTATCATGATATTTGGTTGTCAGTTAGCTTCAGTGTAAAAATGAGATTTAAAGATGAAACCATACATATAAAAGACATACATTGTAGCAGTAATGTAAATCCGAGACTGAACTTACCTGTCAatctgttattatttttttctcttggcCAGAAAGAGGGAAGTGAAATCGTACAAGAAGGTCCAAGATGCAGTCTTCGAAGTCGAAAGGTTGGGATTGActtatttgttttattatactaattcatttttttttgtaaactGCAGTTTAGTTATTACACTAATCTATTGAACATAACAGATATGGGGAATTTACAATAGTAAAGCTTCAGTTTAGCAGCCCTAAAAAGTAGTTAGCCAAATAGCAGTCCATTGTTGTGGAATAAAAACTGTTGAACATGAAAAGTACGGTAAGCAATTTCCATTTTGATAAGCATGCTGCAATCATCTGGTTAACAAAAAGTATTGTGTTTAAATTATGCCTCTTCGAAGAACTCGGCCCCAAAGGGAAATACCTCCCCAGGGTAGTATAATTAAGAAGTATATGAAACCGGGGCCAAGAAAGGTCACGAAAGCCAATCCTCCCGATGATAAATCCTAAGCTCCATTCGAGACACTCATGGCTATGATTgacccgatctttcggtgagttgaatataactacgatttgggagaaacgttgacgaccccctacaaccgtacgagacattgttgtgttgcgccttagcgatcgatacatctctccgtgggttgttgatctagCTGGTGTAGATCAACCTTAATCCTGCAAGTagatcgaagaaacaagcaagaacaagctAAAAGCAATCTAAATTGCAAATAAgaattgaatacaaatgataagttggggtttcgtaATGAGCAAATCAGCGATTTAACCGATCACGGGATTACACAGCAAAGTAGCGAAACTAAACTTTAATATAAACAAAACCCTataaaccctgaaggggtacctagctatttaaggCGGTGGGTTGACGACCTAGGGGCCCCTAGGGTCGTGTTCCACCTGGTTGGGGTCcaccccacatgggcctcacttgggccagggtcccaaacaaagttacaagcccaaaggCCCATGACAAGTGGCGCAATACCTTATTTCTCTATTTGCCGATGACTTGCTAGGAATTTGGAGATGAGGTTGGATCTGTTGGAAAGAGGATTCCAAatgctttccatcaagtactcatggacCCAAAACAGAGCTTGTATGCACATTTGGCGGTAGTTTGAAGTCAGCactgtagcaggtggccgaattagATTCCAGAACTTGGtcaacttgatcttgatgtgagCGACGGTTGTATTAATAGTAACCATGGTCACATCTCCCTACATGGGGAGCTTCCCCTGTGTAGATATCTATAAGAATATTTCCAGCAACATGCTATGATCTAGTGTCAAAAACCATGTCATGTCAAAATTAAAACAAGAATAGTTTAGCTTAGAGAACTATTTTGTAGAGACATGACCTTATTCACATCATCACTATTTTGGGTGCTAATGTGATGCTGTTTAGTTAATCTATCCTGGAGTaacaaatttgttattttcgcAGGTCTACAGTGACTTGACTGTCGATTACTTCAAGATGTTCCTGCTAAATGTTCCAGCAGCAGTTTTAGCTCTGACACTGTGAGAATCATATGACATGATGTCAgagatacattttttttttgcattacgccatgtttaatatattttttcttgacTAGATTTATGGTCATTTTTCACTTCGATGAAGAATCATTATTGTTTTTGGCAGTTTTGTTTATGTGTACTAAATACTGTGTTTATATCTAATCTAGATTTCGTCTTCACAGATTCTTCTTCCTGGATGATTTGACAGGTTTTGAGATCACATATCTTCTTGAGGTTAGTTCTAACAAATTCAAGATAATATACCAATTGAGATCCATACAGTactgctcactgacatgtgggcccgaggGTCTGTGGGGCCCTCTCTCATAATAATACTTCTTCCTTCCcataataagttcatttttgcctcccatttgtcctaaaataagttcacttttaaGCAATCATTGTATCGTAATTTGTGAAAGTAGGGTATAATTGCACTGGGATTTGGTAAAGTGAGAGTATTATAATCTTTTTTGGTTTTGTATTTGTATGTGTGGGATGGgtaaaaaatgaacttattttaggatggagggagtagctaagtCACCAATATATAATGTTTCTTTAGTTCTTTACATGTATAAAATTCTGAGGATGTTATATATATGACATCCTCAGGATTTTATACATGTAAAGAATTAAACATACATTATAGTCCTATAATTTGTTCACTCACTTGAATAGATTTTGAAAAGTCAGAATTAGGTGCGACCTTTATACCTCTATTTTACCGTAATCAATGGGCCAGGTGGCAGTTAAAGACGACGATTTGGCTGCCCGGCTTGGTTTGCTGCATGGACCTAAGTGCGCACTAAGACATGTGCatgatggggggggggggggtaattccaGCTAGGAAGTGAGAGTTAGGAGTGATATGATGGAGGGAGTGAGGGGTCAGAATTTGTAATTTGCATAGGAGACAGGAGGGGAGGGCTGAGGGCAGGCTTGTTTGGGCCCATCTTTCCATAGAAGTAATGGGTGGTGGATACATGGTTTTCAATTTCATCGTCTCACTCAAGCACCTGAATTTTGGGAAAGATTGAGCACCCTCTAACCACTACCACATGCACCGCATGCTTTGCTGCCTCTGCCCCTCTGCATATTGCATGCATACTCCATCCTCTCTCCCACTTACCCCTCCTCTAACCACTTCATTAGCAAAttttaaatgtttttttctcctaaattacttatgCAATCTACGGTCCAATTTACATAGTTATATTTGTTGTAATTAAatttttacaacaagatctcacatatgatttaatttttgatgaaaaaatagaaaatattatattcc encodes:
- the LOC4346096 gene encoding PGR5-like protein 1B, chloroplastic isoform X1, whose translation is MASLLPSPVFPTAAAAAASTSSSSRCRCRCRITTSSSAHGWSNCQGWRLHHRVWAAQAADQQGGVQQQQQQEENEDGVVDSNVLPYCSINRKEKKTIGEMEQEFLQALQAFYYDKKAVMSNEEFDNLKEELMWEGSSVVMLSPDEQRLLEASMAYVAGNPIMTDAEFDELKLRLRKEGSEIVQEGPRCSLRSRKVYSDLTVDYFKMFLLNVPAAVLALTLFFFLDDLTGFEITYLLELPEPFSFIFTWFAALPLIFWVAQAITSAIVKDFLILKGPCPNCGNENLSFFGTILSVPSGGARNSVKCANCSSSLVYDSASRLITLPETAEA
- the LOC4346096 gene encoding PGR5-like protein 1A, chloroplastic isoform X2, which gives rise to MSNEEFDNLKEELMWEGSSVVMLSPDEQRLLEASMAYVAGNPIMTDAEFDELKLRLRKEGSEIVQEGPRCSLRSRKVYSDLTVDYFKMFLLNVPAAVLALTLFFFLDDLTGFEITYLLELPEPFSFIFTWFAALPLIFWVAQAITSAIVKDFLILKGPCPNCGNENLSFFGTILSVPSGGARNSVKCANCSSSLVYDSASRLITLPETAEA